The Kordia sp. SMS9 genome window below encodes:
- a CDS encoding LytTR family DNA-binding domain-containing protein, whose protein sequence is MVLEKGQSTLNYLLVKNHHIISKIDFEDLEYIEVEKNYTTLYTEEKKYIIRLSLYKMKQVLQSVNFEQVHRKFLVNFDKMKEINLTENAIYLKSGTSITISERYKKKFTSNFEVFS, encoded by the coding sequence TTGGTATTAGAAAAAGGGCAGTCTACGTTGAACTATTTACTTGTAAAAAATCATCATATCATTAGTAAGATTGATTTTGAGGATTTGGAATACATTGAAGTGGAGAAAAACTACACGACACTTTATACTGAAGAAAAAAAATACATCATTCGACTTTCTTTGTATAAAATGAAGCAAGTACTTCAATCTGTCAATTTTGAACAAGTTCACCGAAAGTTTTTGGTGAATTTTGACAAAATGAAAGAAATCAACCTCACAGAAAACGCTATTTATCTAAAATCGGGCACTTCGATTACGATTAGCGAGCGCTATAAAAAAAAGTTTACGAGTAATTTTGAAGTTTTTTCTTAA
- a CDS encoding putative adhesin produces the protein MSVQVTNKDLVLLGHGSYSGGATNTMLPENIDLYILQPIGYTLMTDVASAMINQVLINTLTLHHDNSSGTSTIEAPTAVYRGGNLAPNLTLYDLGSLSDWGKRTIGDKTNVVTVSTATLLSELIKHDEKIQEAVKQLAKGEKLKLYWSACANQVSGNYASLT, from the coding sequence ATGAGCGTACAAGTTACAAACAAAGATCTCGTTCTTTTGGGGCATGGTAGTTATTCAGGTGGAGCAACGAACACAATGCTTCCCGAAAACATTGATCTTTATATACTGCAACCAATTGGATACACTTTAATGACTGATGTAGCATCAGCAATGATTAATCAAGTGTTAATTAACACACTTACATTGCATCATGATAATAGTAGTGGAACCTCAACAATTGAAGCTCCTACAGCTGTGTATAGAGGAGGTAATCTCGCACCTAACTTAACATTATATGATTTAGGAAGTCTCTCTGATTGGGGAAAAAGAACCATAGGAGATAAAACAAATGTAGTTACAGTGAGTACAGCTACGTTACTTTCTGAATTAATCAAACATGATGAAAAAATTCAAGAGGCTGTAAAACAATTAGCTAAAGGTGAAAAACTAAAATTATACTGGTCAGCATGTGCGAATCAAGTTAGTGGAAATTATGCCAGTTTGACGTGA
- the dnaN gene encoding DNA polymerase III subunit beta produces MKFIVSSTYLLKQLQVLGGVINNSNTLPILDNFLFQLNENELKVSASDLETTMSSVLTVESDSTGNIAVPAKLLLDTLKTFPEQPLTFVVEDNNTVEISSNHGKYALAYADGDEFPASVELKDPSSTTIEGHVLATAISKTIFASGNDDLRPVMSGVFFQFSPENLTFVATDAHKLVKYQRADLSASQVAEFIMPKKPLNLLKGILGGSEDEVLIEYNESNAKFTFDNTVLVCRLIDGKYPNYEAVIPKENPNKLEINRNQFLNSVRRVSIFSNKTTHQIRLKIAGAELNISAEDIDYSNKAEERLTCDYQGDDMQIGFNSRFLTEMINNLGSDEVSLEMSLPNRAGILTPIDGLEEGEHITMLVMPVMLNN; encoded by the coding sequence ATGAAATTTATTGTATCAAGTACATATCTATTAAAACAGCTCCAAGTTTTAGGCGGCGTTATTAATAACAGTAATACCTTACCTATTTTAGACAATTTCCTTTTTCAACTAAACGAAAACGAGTTGAAAGTGTCTGCTTCCGATTTAGAAACGACCATGTCGTCGGTTTTAACGGTAGAATCTGATAGCACAGGAAATATTGCAGTTCCTGCAAAGTTATTATTAGATACTTTAAAAACCTTTCCAGAGCAGCCATTAACGTTTGTGGTGGAAGATAATAATACGGTAGAAATCAGCTCGAATCACGGTAAATACGCGTTGGCGTATGCAGATGGAGACGAATTTCCTGCTTCGGTAGAGTTGAAAGATCCAAGTTCTACGACAATTGAAGGACATGTGTTGGCAACGGCAATTAGCAAAACGATTTTTGCTTCTGGAAACGATGATTTACGTCCTGTAATGAGTGGTGTATTTTTCCAGTTTTCTCCAGAAAATTTAACATTTGTGGCAACAGATGCGCACAAATTGGTAAAATACCAACGTGCAGATTTGAGTGCTTCACAAGTAGCAGAATTTATCATGCCAAAAAAACCGTTGAACCTTTTGAAAGGAATTTTAGGCGGAAGCGAAGACGAAGTTTTGATTGAATATAATGAGAGCAATGCAAAATTCACGTTTGATAATACCGTGTTGGTTTGTCGTTTGATTGATGGTAAGTATCCCAATTACGAAGCGGTAATTCCGAAAGAGAATCCTAATAAATTAGAAATTAATAGAAATCAATTTTTAAATTCTGTGCGTCGTGTGAGTATTTTTTCGAACAAAACCACGCATCAAATTCGTTTAAAGATCGCTGGTGCGGAATTGAATATTTCTGCGGAAGATATTGATTACTCAAACAAAGCAGAAGAACGTTTAACGTGTGATTACCAAGGTGATGACATGCAAATTGGCTTCAATTCGCGTTTCTTAACAGAAATGATTAACAACTTAGGTTCTGACGAAGTTTCTTTGGAAATGTCGTTACCAAACCGCGCTGGGATTTTAACACCAATTGATGGTTTAGAAGAAGGCGAGCATATTACGATGTTAGTAATGCCAGTGATGTTGAATAATTAA
- the gldG gene encoding gliding motility-associated ABC transporter substrate-binding protein GldG — MKKEIPIPVKIVFVFVGLILLNMIASSVFARFDLTKDKRYTLSEAAKNTVKSVNSPVSITIFLKGDIPTEYKRLASETEQLLEEFAAYNDNIEYEFVDPIKDDAIDFLKKEDLKPRYITEEIANKVSREVVYPWAIAIYDQKMVKIPLYKNNLANSEDEKIASSVQHLEYAFADAFSKLTIIQKQTIAILRGNGELDDIYIASFIKSLREYYRIAPFDLKAFPENPEKSLENLNRFDLAIIPKPTTKFSDEEKYILDQYTMQGGKSVWLVETAQAELDSIRQKGKTLGFPRDLGLTDLFFEYGIRINPKLVNDMQCAAIGMEFGEGSNAQYLPVQWRYNPLAQTDLNHPITNNTNLVRFEFANQIDTLKNGPKKTVLLKSSPQSKLIGIPKEISLSIIENEPLPETYQGKGNQNLAVLVEGTFESAYKNRVKPFPLKNPKTAGDAKMLVVSDGDVIKNQISRGQPQELGFDIITQRQYGNKEFLLNSVNYLLDNTGLINIRSKELKLAFLDSQKVTDEKTYWQWINIGFPLGILAIFGFVFTYLRKRKFAT; from the coding sequence TTGAAAAAAGAAATTCCTATTCCCGTTAAGATTGTATTCGTTTTTGTCGGATTGATCCTTTTGAATATGATTGCTAGTAGTGTATTTGCACGTTTCGATTTAACTAAAGATAAACGTTACACATTATCAGAAGCTGCGAAAAACACTGTAAAAAGTGTGAATTCGCCCGTTTCTATTACTATTTTTCTTAAAGGAGATATTCCAACGGAATACAAACGATTGGCTTCAGAAACCGAACAATTACTAGAAGAATTTGCAGCGTATAATGACAATATTGAATACGAATTTGTAGATCCGATCAAAGATGACGCGATTGACTTTTTGAAAAAGGAAGATTTGAAACCGCGCTATATTACGGAAGAAATAGCCAATAAAGTGTCGCGCGAAGTCGTGTATCCTTGGGCAATTGCTATTTACGATCAAAAAATGGTGAAAATTCCGTTGTACAAAAACAATCTGGCAAATTCTGAGGATGAAAAAATTGCAAGTTCCGTGCAACATTTGGAATATGCATTTGCCGATGCTTTTAGCAAATTAACCATCATTCAAAAACAAACGATTGCTATTTTAAGAGGAAATGGCGAATTAGACGATATCTACATTGCTAGTTTTATAAAAAGCTTACGAGAATACTATCGCATTGCGCCGTTCGATCTGAAAGCATTTCCAGAAAATCCTGAAAAATCTTTGGAGAATCTGAATCGTTTTGACTTAGCCATCATTCCGAAACCAACGACTAAATTTTCTGATGAAGAGAAATACATTTTAGATCAATACACCATGCAAGGAGGAAAATCGGTATGGTTGGTAGAAACGGCACAAGCGGAACTGGACAGCATTCGTCAAAAAGGAAAAACACTCGGATTTCCACGCGATTTAGGATTGACCGATTTGTTTTTTGAATACGGAATTCGCATCAATCCGAAACTCGTAAACGACATGCAATGTGCTGCCATCGGAATGGAATTCGGTGAAGGTAGCAATGCACAATATTTGCCTGTACAATGGCGTTACAATCCGTTAGCACAAACCGATTTGAATCATCCAATAACGAACAATACAAATTTAGTGCGTTTTGAGTTTGCCAATCAGATCGACACATTGAAAAACGGACCAAAAAAAACCGTATTATTGAAAAGTTCGCCACAATCAAAACTCATCGGAATTCCTAAAGAAATCTCTTTAAGTATCATTGAAAACGAACCTTTACCAGAAACCTATCAAGGAAAAGGAAATCAAAATTTGGCTGTTTTAGTAGAAGGAACTTTTGAATCTGCCTATAAAAATCGTGTGAAGCCATTTCCATTGAAAAACCCAAAAACAGCAGGAGATGCTAAAATGTTGGTCGTTTCTGATGGTGATGTGATTAAAAATCAAATTTCGCGTGGACAACCGCAAGAATTGGGCTTCGATATCATTACACAACGGCAATACGGAAACAAAGAATTCCTATTAAATTCGGTAAATTACTTGTTGGACAATACGGGACTTATAAACATTCGATCGAAAGAATTAAAATTGGCCTTTTTGGACAGTCAAAAAGTAACCGACGAAAAAACCTACTGGCAGTGGATAAACATTGGCTTTCCGTTGGGAATCTTAGCAATTTTTGGATTTGTATTCACTTACCTTCGAAAACGCAAATTTGCAACATAG
- the gldF gene encoding gliding motility-associated ABC transporter permease subunit GldF, whose translation MLAILRKEINSFFSSSIGYLVIALFLILNGLFLWFFKSEFNIINYGFADLTPFFTLAPWILIFLIPAITMRSFSEEKRLGTLELLLTKPISGWQIVLGKYFGAFVLILLALIPTLLYVYTVWSLGNPVGNLDVGSTLGSYFGLLFLIAAYTSIGVFTSTLSQNQIVAFIASVFICFVMYFGFEGIASADMFGDLNPTIEKFGMKAHFDSIARGVIDTRDVIYFVSVTIFFLFLTVVQLKKR comes from the coding sequence ATGTTAGCGATACTTAGAAAAGAAATCAATTCGTTTTTTTCCTCGTCGATAGGATACTTGGTGATTGCCTTATTTTTAATTCTCAACGGATTATTTTTATGGTTTTTTAAAAGTGAATTCAACATCATCAACTACGGATTTGCCGATTTAACGCCCTTTTTCACACTTGCACCTTGGATTTTAATCTTTTTAATTCCTGCCATTACCATGCGAAGTTTCTCGGAAGAAAAACGCTTAGGAACGCTCGAATTATTGTTGACGAAACCCATTTCTGGTTGGCAAATTGTCTTAGGAAAGTATTTTGGAGCATTCGTGTTGATTCTCCTTGCGCTCATTCCAACATTATTATACGTGTACACCGTTTGGAGTTTGGGAAATCCTGTCGGGAATTTAGATGTTGGCAGTACACTTGGCTCCTATTTTGGCTTGTTATTCTTAATTGCAGCCTATACCAGTATTGGCGTGTTTACCTCAACGCTTTCGCAGAATCAAATTGTAGCGTTTATTGCGTCGGTTTTTATCTGTTTTGTCATGTATTTTGGTTTTGAAGGGATCGCTTCCGCAGATATGTTCGGTGACCTAAATCCTACGATTGAAAAATTTGGCATGAAAGCGCATTTCGATAGTATTGCACGCGGCGTGATTGATACGAGAGACGTCATTTACTTTGTAAGTGTCACTATTTTCTTTTTATTCTTAACTGTAGTTCAACTCAAAAAACGATAA
- a CDS encoding class I SAM-dependent methyltransferase, which produces MLRSLYYKLSPKQRLLLRKVVYAPIDLFRKRHELEPPKGYVYTGPGNYIEIGETFFDYFKQYGNIQSNSRILDIGSGIGRMAIPFTTFLNEQGSYKGFDVVAQGVNWCTEHITHKYPNFEFTHTPLKNDLYNLNTDEEAKNFTFPYEASSFDFAFLTSVFTHMMPEDVLHYLGEINRVLDSEKICLATFFILDETSREHMTTSKMNFKVDRKNYALMDEKVKEANVAFDKEYLFAQFEAKGFEIANYFPGEWSGRTDNTLSYQDIIVLKKN; this is translated from the coding sequence ATGTTAAGATCTTTATACTACAAATTATCGCCCAAACAACGACTATTGCTGAGAAAGGTAGTATACGCGCCTATTGATCTTTTCAGAAAGCGTCACGAACTCGAACCGCCAAAAGGATATGTATACACAGGTCCAGGAAATTATATAGAAATTGGGGAAACGTTTTTCGACTATTTCAAGCAATACGGAAACATTCAGTCAAACAGTCGCATTTTAGATATTGGCTCAGGAATTGGTCGTATGGCAATTCCGTTTACGACGTTTTTAAACGAACAAGGAAGCTACAAAGGTTTTGATGTCGTGGCACAAGGTGTCAATTGGTGTACGGAACACATCACGCATAAATATCCAAATTTTGAATTTACACATACACCGCTAAAGAATGATTTATACAATCTAAATACCGACGAAGAAGCCAAGAATTTTACATTTCCGTATGAAGCGTCAAGTTTCGATTTTGCCTTCTTAACTTCGGTATTTACACATATGATGCCCGAAGATGTTTTGCACTATTTAGGCGAAATCAATCGTGTGTTAGACAGCGAAAAAATATGTTTGGCAACCTTTTTTATTTTAGATGAAACGTCTCGCGAGCACATGACAACAAGCAAAATGAACTTTAAAGTCGATCGTAAAAACTACGCCTTGATGGACGAAAAAGTGAAAGAAGCCAATGTTGCTTTTGATAAAGAATATCTGTTTGCACAATTTGAAGCAAAAGGCTTTGAGATTGCCAATTATTTTCCGGGTGAATGGTCTGGAAGAACTGATAACACCTTATCATATCAAGATATAATTGTATTAAAAAAGAACTAA
- a CDS encoding putative quinol monooxygenase produces the protein MFVRIVKMSFHEQYIPDFLAMFDEKKQSIKDREGCEFLELYQDQNNPEIFFTYSHWKHVDDLEAYRNSELFKNVWKQTKAMFNDKPYAWSVDKLVSLSS, from the coding sequence ATGTTTGTACGCATAGTAAAGATGAGTTTTCACGAACAATACATTCCTGATTTTTTGGCGATGTTTGACGAAAAGAAACAATCGATCAAAGACCGTGAAGGTTGTGAGTTTTTAGAGCTGTATCAAGATCAAAACAATCCCGAAATCTTCTTTACGTACAGTCATTGGAAACATGTGGACGATTTAGAAGCGTACCGAAATTCAGAACTATTTAAAAACGTGTGGAAACAAACCAAAGCCATGTTTAACGACAAACCGTATGCGTGGAGTGTGGACAAACTCGTGAGTTTATCCTCCTAA
- a CDS encoding S-adenosyl-l-methionine hydroxide adenosyltransferase family protein codes for MAIITLTTDFGEKDHFVGAVKGAIYSELPDVRIVDISHSINPFSITEAAYIIQNAFKSFPQGSIHIIGIDSELNPENKHIALKLDGHFFVCADNGIMSLIAAEIVPEKIVEINIHDRIESNFPVLDVFVQVACHIARGGTLEVIGKTIQEIKHLTGIKPVVNTDETQIIGNVIYIDNYGNVVSNISRKLFKDVGKGRNFEISARNYKFKTIHECYSDAINFKLEKHKREEDGKRLALFNSANFIELAIYKSNPLTVGSASTLFGLRFRDTITINFSS; via the coding sequence ATGGCAATCATTACATTGACAACTGATTTTGGGGAGAAAGACCATTTTGTGGGCGCAGTTAAAGGAGCTATTTATAGTGAATTACCTGACGTTCGCATTGTTGATATCTCACACAGTATCAATCCATTTAGCATTACAGAAGCGGCATACATTATTCAAAATGCGTTTAAAAGTTTTCCACAAGGCAGTATTCATATTATCGGAATTGACTCTGAGTTGAATCCAGAAAATAAGCATATTGCCCTCAAATTAGACGGTCATTTTTTTGTGTGTGCCGATAACGGAATCATGAGTTTGATTGCCGCAGAGATTGTTCCTGAAAAGATTGTAGAAATAAATATTCACGATCGCATTGAGTCAAATTTCCCCGTTTTAGATGTTTTTGTGCAAGTTGCTTGCCATATTGCACGCGGCGGAACTTTGGAAGTGATTGGAAAAACCATTCAAGAAATTAAACACTTAACAGGTATTAAACCTGTCGTAAATACTGATGAAACGCAGATTATTGGCAATGTAATTTATATTGATAATTACGGAAATGTTGTGTCTAATATTTCGCGAAAGCTTTTTAAAGATGTTGGAAAAGGAAGAAATTTTGAAATTTCCGCACGAAATTATAAGTTTAAAACTATTCATGAGTGTTATAGTGATGCCATTAATTTTAAGCTCGAAAAACACAAACGTGAAGAAGATGGGAAAAGGTTAGCCTTGTTCAATTCGGCAAATTTTATAGAATTGGCCATTTACAAAAGCAATCCGTTAACGGTTGGAAGTGCTTCTACCCTTTTCGGCTTGCGATTTAGAGATACCATAACAATTAATTTTAGTTCATAA
- a CDS encoding PhoH family protein, translated as MNEIIFELSEISPREFFGQQNTNIELLKKYFPKLKIVARGNKIKAYGDEALLEEFDKRLTMLMEHFAKYNKIDENVIERVLTSESAKDYDTSDASGQVLLHGTNGKLIKAITANQRKLVDKMSKNDMVFAIGPAGTGKTYTGVALAVRALKNKEVRRIILTRPAVEAGESLGFLPGDLKEKLDPYMQPLYDALRDMIPPEKLAKYIEDGTIQIAPMAFMRGRTLDNAFVILDEAQNTTHAQMKMFLTRMGKNAKFMLTGDPGQIDLPRRVISGLKEALLVLKDIKGIGMIYLDDKDVVRHRLVKKVIEAYRGIEHQN; from the coding sequence TTGAACGAAATTATTTTTGAACTTTCTGAGATCAGTCCAAGAGAGTTTTTTGGTCAACAAAATACCAATATAGAATTGCTTAAAAAATACTTCCCAAAACTCAAAATTGTCGCTAGAGGAAACAAAATAAAAGCCTATGGTGATGAAGCGTTGTTGGAAGAATTTGACAAGCGTTTGACAATGCTGATGGAGCATTTTGCGAAATACAATAAAATAGACGAAAACGTCATTGAACGTGTATTGACGAGCGAAAGTGCAAAAGATTATGATACGTCTGATGCAAGCGGACAAGTATTGCTTCACGGAACTAATGGAAAACTTATCAAAGCGATTACTGCCAATCAACGCAAGTTGGTTGATAAGATGAGTAAAAATGATATGGTGTTTGCTATTGGTCCTGCGGGAACAGGAAAAACCTATACAGGTGTTGCATTAGCCGTAAGAGCTTTGAAAAACAAAGAAGTACGACGCATCATTTTAACACGTCCTGCCGTAGAAGCGGGCGAAAGTCTAGGGTTCTTACCAGGTGATTTAAAAGAAAAGCTCGATCCGTATATGCAACCGTTGTATGATGCGTTGCGCGATATGATTCCGCCAGAAAAATTAGCGAAATACATTGAAGATGGAACCATTCAAATTGCACCCATGGCGTTTATGCGTGGGCGAACGTTAGACAATGCTTTTGTCATTTTGGATGAAGCACAAAACACCACACATGCGCAAATGAAGATGTTTTTGACGCGTATGGGAAAAAATGCAAAATTCATGCTGACTGGCGATCCAGGACAAATTGATTTGCCAAGACGCGTTATTTCTGGACTGAAAGAAGCGTTGTTAGTATTGAAAGATATCAAAGGAATTGGCATGATTTATTTAGACGATAAAGACGTTGTTCGTCACCGATTGGTGAAGAAAGTCATTGAAGCGTACAGAGGCATTGAGCATCAGAACTAA
- a CDS encoding phosphoribosylaminoimidazolesuccinocarboxamide synthase, which produces MSNTITATNFNFPNQTAKYTGKVREVYTINDDLLVMIATDRLSAFDVVMPKGIPFKGQILNQIATKMMKATEHLVPNWLIATPDPNVAIGHNCEPFKVEMVIRGYLSGHAAREYKAGKRMLCGVPMPEGMIENDKFPSPIITPATKAEMGEHDEDISREDILAKGIVSEEDYIQLEKYTRLLFEEGTKIAKERGLILVDTKYEFGKTKDGKIVLIDEIHTPDSSRYFYADTYEDLQAKQEPQKQLSKEFVRQWLIGNGFQGKEGQEVPFMSDEYITTVSDRYIELYENITGDTFEKADVSNILSRIEENVVSFLGHRS; this is translated from the coding sequence ATGAGCAACACAATTACGGCTACGAATTTTAATTTTCCAAATCAAACGGCGAAGTATACCGGGAAAGTACGTGAAGTTTATACCATTAATGATGATTTGTTAGTCATGATCGCTACCGATCGTTTGTCTGCTTTTGATGTGGTCATGCCGAAAGGAATTCCGTTCAAAGGACAGATTCTGAATCAGATAGCAACCAAAATGATGAAAGCTACGGAACATTTGGTGCCCAATTGGTTGATTGCCACCCCAGATCCGAATGTTGCGATTGGTCACAATTGTGAACCTTTTAAAGTAGAAATGGTGATTCGAGGATATTTGTCAGGACACGCTGCGCGCGAATACAAAGCAGGAAAGCGCATGTTGTGCGGTGTTCCAATGCCAGAAGGAATGATTGAAAATGATAAATTTCCTTCACCAATCATTACACCTGCAACAAAAGCAGAAATGGGCGAACATGACGAAGATATTTCTCGTGAGGATATTTTAGCAAAAGGCATTGTTTCTGAAGAAGATTATATTCAATTAGAAAAATATACACGCTTACTGTTTGAAGAAGGCACAAAAATAGCCAAAGAACGCGGTTTGATCTTAGTAGATACCAAATATGAATTTGGAAAGACAAAAGATGGTAAAATAGTATTGATTGACGAAATTCACACACCAGATTCTTCACGTTATTTCTATGCAGATACCTACGAAGATTTACAAGCAAAACAAGAACCACAAAAACAATTATCCAAAGAATTTGTCCGCCAATGGTTGATTGGCAACGGTTTTCAAGGGAAAGAAGGACAAGAAGTTCCTTTTATGAGCGATGAATACATTACAACCGTTTCCGATCGGTATATTGAATTATATGAAAACATTACAGGCGACACGTTTGAAAAAGCAGATGTTTCCAATATTCTGAGTAGAATAGAGGAGAATGTGGTTTCTTTTTTAGGTCATAGGTCATAG
- a CDS encoding RNA polymerase sigma factor produces the protein MNQQHSLLIKKCKKGNRKAQMKLYDLYADAMFAITCRYISNKENAKDVMQEAFLKAFTRLSQYKEEVAFGAWLKRIVINQSMDTLKKRALVYEEMNDQTLAIVDDDASWEIEVSVTKQEILHSINTLPNKYKYVLQLYLIEGYDHQEISEILEIPVRTSRTQLMRGKTKLKKTLHDLFKHKISL, from the coding sequence ATGAACCAACAGCATTCGCTACTTATTAAAAAATGTAAAAAAGGAAATCGGAAAGCGCAAATGAAGCTGTATGATTTGTATGCAGACGCGATGTTTGCAATTACCTGTCGCTATATTTCCAACAAGGAAAATGCAAAAGATGTGATGCAGGAAGCGTTTTTAAAAGCATTTACGCGTTTGTCTCAATATAAAGAAGAAGTTGCGTTTGGTGCATGGTTGAAACGTATTGTCATCAATCAAAGCATGGATACGTTGAAAAAACGAGCGTTGGTATATGAAGAAATGAACGATCAAACCTTGGCGATTGTTGACGATGATGCTTCTTGGGAAATTGAGGTTTCAGTTACCAAACAAGAGATTCTTCACTCCATAAATACCTTGCCAAACAAATACAAATATGTATTGCAATTGTATTTAATAGAAGGTTATGATCATCAGGAAATCTCAGAAATACTGGAAATTCCTGTTCGCACCTCACGTACACAATTGATGCGCGGAAAAACAAAATTGAAGAAAACGTTGCATGATCTTTTTAAACATAAAATATCATTATGA
- the meaB gene encoding methylmalonyl Co-A mutase-associated GTPase MeaB, with translation MDSKRKHNTALHEKDGISQPETISKSSVASIKKNRRKQPSVDELVTKILNQDKVALSRAITLVESKNAKHLAKATAIIEKCLPHANKSIRIGITGVPGVGKSTFIEAFGKHLTGLGKKVAVLAVDPSSSISSGSILGDKTRMEDLVKDENAFIRPSASGDSLGGVARKTRETIILCEACGFDTIIIETVGVGQSETAVHSMVDFFLLLKLAGAGDELQGIKRGIMEMADAIVINKADGDNIKRAQMARTEFKRALHLYPQKASEWQPKVVTASALKHDGIDEVWQMIEDFRESTFKNGYFENHRKQQNRFWLLQTIEERLKHNFYSNEKVKTVLDEYLNATENSTISPFNAAQKLLDLLK, from the coding sequence TTGGATTCGAAACGAAAACATAACACTGCGTTACACGAAAAAGATGGTATTTCACAACCAGAGACTATCAGTAAATCGTCGGTGGCTTCCATCAAAAAAAATAGAAGAAAACAACCTTCTGTAGACGAATTGGTGACTAAAATTTTGAATCAAGATAAAGTTGCGTTGAGTCGTGCAATTACATTAGTGGAAAGCAAAAACGCCAAACATCTCGCGAAAGCAACAGCAATTATCGAAAAATGTTTGCCACATGCCAACAAGTCTATCCGAATAGGAATCACAGGCGTTCCTGGCGTTGGGAAAAGTACGTTTATAGAAGCCTTTGGAAAACATTTGACAGGTTTGGGCAAAAAAGTTGCCGTGTTAGCTGTTGATCCGAGCAGTTCTATATCAAGCGGAAGTATTTTAGGTGATAAAACCCGTATGGAAGATTTGGTAAAGGATGAAAACGCTTTTATTCGACCATCAGCTTCTGGCGATTCGTTGGGCGGTGTCGCTCGAAAAACCCGTGAAACCATTATTTTATGTGAAGCGTGCGGATTTGATACCATTATTATTGAAACCGTTGGCGTAGGACAGAGCGAAACGGCCGTGCATAGTATGGTAGATTTTTTCTTATTGTTGAAATTGGCTGGCGCGGGAGACGAATTGCAAGGCATCAAACGTGGCATTATGGAAATGGCAGACGCGATTGTGATCAATAAAGCGGATGGTGACAATATAAAACGTGCGCAAATGGCACGAACGGAATTCAAACGTGCATTGCATTTATATCCGCAAAAAGCTTCTGAATGGCAACCAAAAGTGGTGACAGCTTCTGCGTTGAAACACGATGGAATTGACGAGGTTTGGCAAATGATTGAAGATTTCCGCGAAAGCACATTCAAAAACGGTTATTTTGAAAATCATCGGAAACAGCAAAATCGTTTTTGGCTCTTACAAACCATTGAAGAACGCTTGAAACATAACTTTTACAGCAATGAAAAAGTAAAAACGGTGCTTGATGAATACTTAAACGCAACTGAAAACAGTACTATTTCTCCATTCAATGCGGCGCAAAAACTATTAGATTTGTTAAAATAA
- a CDS encoding lipocalin family protein, which produces MMKKLLCIFAATLLLFSCATDDDNTTENLLTGTWRLTATLLDPGDGSGTFLPIDSDADLDFSADGVTVTSNVSFCTMSEVFSATYSASAGTIIIDECGALSPFTIFFEIQENELILSYPCIEACLYKYVKP; this is translated from the coding sequence ATGATGAAAAAACTTTTATGCATTTTCGCAGCAACCTTACTCCTATTTTCTTGTGCTACAGATGATGACAATACTACTGAAAACTTGCTGACAGGAACATGGAGACTCACCGCAACTTTATTAGATCCAGGTGATGGAAGTGGAACCTTTTTACCAATAGATAGTGATGCTGATTTAGACTTTTCAGCAGACGGAGTTACGGTCACTTCAAACGTGTCATTTTGTACGATGAGTGAAGTGTTTTCGGCAACGTATTCCGCTTCAGCTGGAACTATTATAATAGATGAATGTGGCGCACTTTCTCCATTTACCATCTTTTTTGAGATTCAAGAAAACGAACTTATTTTGAGTTATCCGTGCATTGAAGCCTGTTTATACAAATATGTGAAACCTTAA